The Actinomadura sp. WMMB 499 genome includes a window with the following:
- a CDS encoding FAD-dependent oxidoreductase → MNPDVIVVGGGGAGLAAAATAAEAGASVLLLESEREPGGSTQLSAGMFTAAGTGVQAGLGVEDSPERFFQHYMDLNHWMLNPGLIMAFCRNAAPTLEWLIGLGVEVPAVVSHNAHMPGLCQAGVEDVWRGHVPRDQGLGIVRALLRACRAGGVEIVPNTRVERLIVADGRVAGVVADGLDVRAGAVVVATGGFAHDPELLERYYPAALRAGDDLFVVAAPGARGDHLRFGRQVGASVAGDGQGLLLPTAYFQRLHHWQSGFPPKSRIHVNGHGRRFMDEDASYAVSGGIIDAQPGPVWAVFDERARLGLPPGYAHWTPGNVAAEADAGRTARADTIEGLAAAIGVPAGALLAAVRRWNDTLPHGRDPDFRRHRTLANKGSGADPDPIDRPPFYAVRTLPAELVCTHAGLEIDASARVLDARGEAVPGLLAAGEAGAGVLGRRYVGGGNSVAGALTMGRIAGRTAAATATATGTAGGTATGTATGTAAGTATASTTSAAG, encoded by the coding sequence ATGAACCCGGACGTGATCGTCGTCGGCGGCGGCGGGGCGGGACTCGCCGCCGCGGCCACCGCCGCGGAGGCGGGCGCCTCGGTGCTGCTGCTGGAGTCGGAGCGGGAGCCGGGCGGCTCGACGCAGCTGTCGGCGGGCATGTTCACCGCCGCGGGCACCGGCGTGCAGGCGGGCCTCGGCGTCGAGGACTCGCCGGAGCGCTTCTTCCAGCACTACATGGACCTCAACCACTGGATGCTCAACCCCGGCCTGATCATGGCGTTCTGCCGGAACGCCGCCCCGACGCTGGAGTGGCTGATCGGGCTCGGCGTGGAGGTCCCCGCCGTCGTCTCCCACAACGCGCACATGCCCGGCCTCTGCCAGGCGGGCGTCGAGGACGTGTGGCGCGGGCACGTCCCGCGCGACCAGGGGCTCGGGATCGTCCGGGCCCTGTTGCGGGCGTGCCGCGCGGGCGGCGTGGAGATCGTCCCGAACACGCGGGTCGAGCGGCTGATCGTGGCGGACGGCCGCGTCGCCGGCGTCGTCGCGGACGGCCTGGACGTGCGGGCGGGCGCGGTCGTCGTCGCCACCGGCGGCTTCGCCCACGACCCCGAACTGCTCGAACGGTACTACCCGGCGGCGCTGCGGGCGGGCGACGACCTGTTCGTCGTCGCGGCGCCCGGCGCCCGCGGCGACCACCTGCGGTTCGGGCGGCAGGTCGGCGCGTCCGTCGCCGGGGACGGCCAGGGGCTGCTGCTGCCGACCGCGTACTTCCAGCGGCTGCACCACTGGCAGTCGGGCTTCCCGCCGAAGTCGCGGATCCACGTGAACGGGCACGGCCGCCGGTTCATGGACGAGGACGCCTCGTACGCGGTGTCGGGCGGCATCATCGACGCGCAGCCCGGCCCGGTGTGGGCGGTGTTCGACGAGCGGGCCCGGCTCGGGCTGCCGCCCGGCTACGCGCACTGGACGCCCGGGAACGTCGCGGCGGAGGCCGACGCCGGACGGACGGCGCGCGCGGACACGATCGAGGGCCTCGCGGCGGCGATCGGCGTCCCGGCGGGCGCGCTCCTCGCGGCGGTGCGCCGCTGGAACGACACGCTGCCGCACGGCCGCGACCCCGACTTCCGCAGGCACCGCACCCTCGCGAACAAGGGGTCGGGCGCGGACCCCGACCCGATCGACCGGCCGCCGTTCTACGCCGTCCGGACCCTGCCCGCCGAGCTGGTCTGCACCCACGCGGGGCTGGAGATCGACGCGTCCGCGCGGGTGCTGGACGCCCGCGGCGAGGCCGTCCCCGGCCTGCTCGCGGCGGGCGAGGCGGGCGCGGGCGTGCTCGGCCGCCGCTACGTCGGCGGCGGCAACTCGGTCGCCGGCGCGCTCACGATGGGCCGCATCGCGGGCCGCACCGCCGCCGCGACGGCCACCGCGACCGGCACCGCGGGCGGCACCGCGACCGGCACCGCGACCGGCACCGCGGCCGGCACCGCGACCGCCTCGACGACCTCCGCGGCCGGCTGA
- a CDS encoding homogentisate 1,2-dioxygenase, which translates to MAHYLRVGDVPPKRHTQHRDGEGRLYYEELMGEEGFSADSSLLYHREIPSAIVDSRPWDVPDAATTPNHPLKPRHLRLHDLFPEDRWAGTDAVTGRRLVLGNGDVRISYAVCAADSPLYRNATGDEVVYVESGTATVETIFGALHARQGDYVIVPMSATHRWLPTGDRPLRLYTIEANGHVAPPKRYLSRYGQFLEHAPYCERDLHGPAEPLRADGTDVEVLVKHRTSRGITGTRMTYARHPFDVVGWDGCLYPFTFNIADFEPITGRIHQPPPAHQVFEGPGFVVCNFVPRKVDYHPLSIPVPYYHSNVDSDEIMFYCGGDYEARKGSGIGPGSVSVHPGGLAHGPQPGAYERSVGAEFFDELAVMVDTFRPLELGEGGTACDDGAYAWTWAGRGPRQ; encoded by the coding sequence ATGGCCCACTACCTGCGGGTCGGCGACGTGCCGCCCAAGCGCCATACCCAGCACCGGGACGGCGAGGGCCGGCTGTACTACGAGGAGCTGATGGGCGAGGAGGGCTTCTCCGCCGACTCCTCGCTGCTCTACCACCGCGAGATCCCCTCGGCGATCGTGGACTCGCGGCCCTGGGACGTCCCGGACGCGGCGACGACGCCGAACCATCCGCTCAAGCCCCGCCACCTGCGGCTGCACGACCTGTTCCCCGAGGACCGGTGGGCCGGGACCGACGCGGTCACCGGGCGGCGGCTCGTGCTGGGCAACGGCGACGTCCGCATCTCCTACGCGGTCTGCGCCGCCGACTCCCCGCTGTACCGCAACGCGACCGGCGACGAGGTCGTCTACGTCGAGTCCGGCACCGCGACCGTCGAGACGATCTTCGGCGCCCTGCACGCCCGGCAGGGCGACTACGTGATCGTCCCGATGTCGGCCACGCACCGCTGGCTGCCCACCGGCGACCGGCCCCTGCGCCTCTACACGATCGAGGCGAACGGCCACGTCGCCCCGCCCAAGCGGTACCTGTCGCGCTACGGGCAGTTCCTCGAGCACGCCCCCTACTGCGAACGCGACCTGCACGGCCCCGCCGAGCCCCTCCGGGCCGACGGCACCGACGTCGAAGTCCTGGTCAAGCACCGCACGTCCCGGGGCATCACCGGCACCCGCATGACGTACGCCAGGCACCCCTTCGACGTCGTCGGCTGGGACGGCTGCCTGTACCCGTTCACGTTCAACATCGCCGACTTCGAGCCGATCACCGGGCGGATCCACCAGCCGCCGCCCGCCCACCAGGTGTTCGAGGGGCCGGGCTTCGTCGTGTGCAACTTCGTGCCCCGCAAGGTGGACTACCACCCGCTGTCGATCCCGGTGCCGTACTACCACTCCAACGTGGACTCCGACGAGATCATGTTCTACTGCGGCGGCGACTACGAGGCCCGCAAAGGCTCGGGCATCGGCCCCGGCTCGGTCTCGGTCCACCCCGGCGGCCTGGCCCACGGCCCCCAGCCCGGCGCCTACGAGCGCAGCGTCGGCGCCGAGTTCTTCGACGAACTCGCCGTCATGGTCGACACCTTCCGCCCCCTCGAACTCGGCGAGGGCGGCACCGCCTGCGACGACGGCGCGTACGCCTGGACCTGGGCCGGACGGGGGCCGCGGCAGTGA
- a CDS encoding YciI family protein — translation MKYLLLSYTPAAAWDAATADTPSDEALAAFAEYQKFEKELIETGEFVTSEGLGHPAVSTTVRPSPDGVMATDGPFAELKEVLASFAVIDVASRERAVEITARIVAALGEPIEIRPIMGADFAT, via the coding sequence GTGAAGTACCTGCTGCTCAGCTACACCCCGGCCGCCGCGTGGGACGCCGCGACCGCCGACACGCCCTCCGACGAGGCGCTGGCCGCGTTCGCCGAGTACCAGAAGTTCGAGAAGGAACTGATCGAGACGGGCGAGTTCGTCACCAGCGAGGGCCTCGGCCATCCGGCCGTCAGCACCACGGTCCGCCCGTCGCCGGACGGCGTGATGGCGACCGACGGGCCGTTCGCCGAGCTCAAGGAGGTCCTCGCCAGCTTCGCCGTGATCGACGTGGCGAGCCGGGAACGCGCCGTCGAGATCACCGCCCGGATCGTCGCGGCACTCGGCGAACCGATCGAGATCCGGCCGATCATGGGCGCGGACTTCGCGACGTGA
- a CDS encoding SDR family NAD(P)-dependent oxidoreductase, with protein sequence MSEAVHAAAVHADTVRYPGTVLVTGAAGGMGAAHARALGARGVHVCAADVADAGPLVREIRAAGGSASAHELDVADAAAWARVVAEIRTERGELGGLVNNAGISRRLDFMATTEDVWETVMRVNLHGPFHGMRAAAPLMRDSGGGSIVNISSISGQIGYFSPAYSASKWGLTGLSKSAAGNFAAWGIRVNSVHPGLVGTTLLDGADAFVAAAVRSVPAGRTARPEEIADTVLFLLSDRSTYLTGAEVTVDGGLVSNGLYHRILADTEQTGGDLG encoded by the coding sequence ATGTCTGAGGCCGTGCACGCCGCGGCCGTGCACGCCGACACCGTCCGGTATCCGGGGACGGTGCTGGTCACGGGCGCGGCGGGCGGTATGGGCGCGGCGCACGCGCGGGCGCTCGGCGCGCGGGGCGTGCACGTGTGCGCGGCGGACGTCGCCGACGCGGGGCCGCTCGTGCGGGAGATCCGGGCGGCCGGGGGTTCGGCGAGCGCGCACGAACTGGACGTCGCGGACGCGGCCGCGTGGGCACGGGTCGTCGCGGAGATCCGGACGGAACGGGGCGAGCTGGGCGGCCTCGTGAACAACGCGGGGATCTCGCGGCGGCTGGACTTCATGGCCACCACGGAGGACGTGTGGGAGACGGTCATGCGGGTCAACCTGCATGGACCGTTCCACGGCATGCGTGCGGCGGCCCCGCTGATGCGCGACTCCGGCGGCGGATCCATCGTGAACATCTCGTCGATCTCCGGGCAGATCGGCTACTTCTCCCCCGCCTACTCGGCGAGCAAGTGGGGACTGACCGGCCTCTCTAAGTCGGCGGCGGGCAACTTCGCCGCCTGGGGCATCCGGGTCAACTCGGTGCACCCCGGGCTGGTCGGGACCACGCTGCTGGACGGTGCGGACGCGTTCGTCGCCGCGGCCGTCCGGAGCGTCCCCGCCGGGCGCACGGCGCGTCCCGAGGAGATCGCGGACACCGTCCTGTTCCTGCTGTCGGACCGTTCGACCTACCTGACCGGCGCCGAGGTCACCGTGGACGGCGGCCTCGTCAGCAACGGCCTCTACCACCGCATCCTCGCCGACACCGAACAGACCGGAGGTGACCTCGGATGA
- a CDS encoding TetR/AcrR family transcriptional regulator — MSIQGRRERERAERERLIITAARELVEVEGWEAVTTRRLAERVEYSQPVLYSHFKGKDAIMAAVAVEGFADLAAELRDARAGAAPGSLAEIAAAYTSFARRRPAMYDTMFNRAVDLPFATPEAPDVLHAGFAELREAVRPHAGDDAPELVAEVFWSCLHGLVTLTRGGRLPPADHDRRVDALVRRFTTAPTA; from the coding sequence ATGTCGATCCAGGGGCGCCGGGAGCGCGAGCGGGCCGAACGTGAGCGGCTGATCATCACCGCCGCGCGGGAACTGGTCGAGGTGGAGGGCTGGGAGGCGGTGACGACCCGCCGCCTCGCCGAGCGCGTCGAGTACAGCCAGCCGGTGCTCTACAGCCACTTCAAGGGCAAGGACGCGATCATGGCGGCGGTCGCCGTCGAGGGGTTCGCCGACCTGGCCGCCGAGCTGCGCGACGCCCGCGCGGGGGCGGCGCCCGGCTCGCTGGCCGAGATCGCCGCCGCCTACACGTCGTTCGCTCGGCGCCGTCCCGCCATGTACGACACGATGTTCAACCGGGCCGTCGACCTGCCGTTCGCGACGCCCGAGGCGCCGGACGTCCTGCACGCCGGGTTCGCCGAGCTGCGCGAGGCCGTCCGGCCGCACGCCGGTGACGACGCCCCGGAACTGGTCGCCGAGGTCTTCTGGAGCTGCCTGCACGGCCTGGTCACGCTCACCCGCGGCGGACGTCTCCCCCCGGCGGACCACGACCGGCGCGTGGACGCGCTCGTCCGCCGCTTCACCACGGCCCCGACCGCCTGA
- a CDS encoding MarR family winged helix-turn-helix transcriptional regulator encodes MDDRDGRGRGAGELDFWSFVDLAGARLAEEFGFPHREATRLLLTLNRASAIVTYDLESTVHRPRGHSWAGFRLLFVTWLAGPLEPGRAATLAGMSRAAVSNLAKTLVADGMLERARGERDGRSVILSLTERGRAAMLEIFAAQHERERQWADVLTGTERQMLIMLLDKLIEGRTEFGARERS; translated from the coding sequence ATGGACGATCGCGACGGCCGGGGCCGCGGGGCCGGCGAACTGGACTTCTGGTCCTTCGTCGACCTCGCCGGCGCCCGGCTGGCCGAGGAGTTCGGGTTCCCGCACCGCGAGGCGACCCGGCTGCTGCTGACGCTGAACCGGGCGTCGGCGATCGTCACCTACGACCTGGAGTCGACGGTGCACCGCCCGCGCGGCCACTCGTGGGCGGGGTTCCGGCTGCTGTTCGTCACGTGGCTCGCCGGGCCGCTGGAGCCGGGGCGGGCCGCGACGCTCGCCGGGATGAGCCGGGCGGCGGTGTCGAACCTCGCCAAGACGCTCGTCGCGGACGGCATGCTGGAGCGGGCGCGCGGCGAGCGGGACGGCCGGTCGGTGATCCTGTCGCTGACCGAGCGGGGGCGCGCGGCGATGCTGGAGATCTTCGCGGCCCAGCACGAGCGCGAGCGGCAGTGGGCGGACGTGCTCACGGGCACCGAGCGGCAGATGCTGATCATGCTGCTGGACAAGCTGATCGAGGGCCGCACGGAGTTCGGCGCCCGCGAGCGCAGCTGA
- a CDS encoding MFS transporter codes for MAHTTAVPGDTDIGRRTVRKVALRIMPIVGLLYVFNYMDRANISYAQLGMEDELAVTTAVFGTASAIFFLAYVVFEVPSNMIMKRVGARLWLARIAISWGVVTAATGFVHDVTQLYAARILLGIAEAGLFPGLLLYLTLWFRTQERGRAIAGLALAQPVAMILGSLTGGLILDHVHWLDMSSWRWVFILQGAPAILIGVAVLFLLPDVPSKARFLSRDESAWLDGEIAKEYTPGKSHGPLDELKVVRDRKVLYLAVANFFAACGLYGFTFFLPKIVEQLDPSYSATNIGFLGAIPFLVGAVGMVLVARNSDRTGERRWHVVALMLVAAAGLFGTIQFRHEPALALACLSLVGIGVLGYMAPYWAMAARVLSREHTAVGLAAINSIAALGGFFGPYVIGQNATADDVSVGLYFPIGCLVVCAAMLAFLRVPRDDPRRAGAGTDAGTGAGPAAAVAGTTEK; via the coding sequence ATGGCGCACACGACCGCCGTCCCCGGGGACACCGACATCGGACGGCGCACCGTCCGGAAGGTGGCGCTCCGGATCATGCCGATCGTCGGCCTGCTCTACGTGTTCAACTACATGGACCGTGCCAACATCTCCTACGCCCAGCTCGGCATGGAGGACGAGCTGGCCGTCACCACGGCGGTGTTCGGCACCGCGTCGGCGATCTTCTTCCTCGCCTACGTCGTGTTCGAGGTCCCCAGCAACATGATCATGAAGCGGGTCGGGGCGCGGCTCTGGCTGGCCCGGATCGCGATCAGCTGGGGCGTCGTGACCGCCGCGACCGGCTTCGTGCACGACGTCACGCAGCTGTACGCGGCCCGGATCCTGCTCGGCATCGCGGAGGCGGGCCTGTTCCCGGGCCTGCTGCTCTACCTGACGCTGTGGTTCCGGACGCAGGAGCGCGGCCGGGCCATCGCGGGGCTCGCGCTGGCGCAGCCGGTCGCGATGATCCTCGGCAGCCTCACCGGCGGGCTGATCCTCGACCACGTGCACTGGCTCGACATGAGCAGCTGGCGGTGGGTGTTCATCCTGCAGGGCGCCCCGGCGATCCTGATCGGCGTCGCCGTCCTGTTCCTCCTGCCGGACGTCCCGAGCAAGGCCCGCTTCCTCAGCCGGGACGAGAGCGCCTGGCTGGACGGCGAGATCGCGAAGGAGTACACGCCCGGGAAGTCGCACGGGCCGCTCGACGAACTGAAGGTCGTCCGCGACCGGAAGGTGCTGTACCTGGCGGTCGCGAACTTCTTCGCCGCGTGCGGGCTGTACGGGTTCACGTTCTTCCTGCCGAAGATCGTCGAGCAGCTGGACCCGTCGTACTCGGCGACGAACATCGGCTTCCTCGGCGCGATCCCGTTCCTGGTCGGCGCGGTCGGGATGGTGCTGGTCGCCCGCAACTCCGACCGGACGGGCGAGCGCCGGTGGCACGTGGTCGCGCTGATGCTCGTCGCCGCGGCCGGACTGTTCGGGACGATCCAGTTCCGGCACGAGCCGGCGCTCGCGCTCGCCTGCCTGTCGCTCGTCGGGATCGGCGTGCTCGGGTACATGGCGCCGTACTGGGCGATGGCCGCGCGGGTGCTGTCGCGCGAGCACACGGCCGTCGGGCTGGCCGCGATCAACTCGATCGCCGCGCTGGGCGGGTTCTTCGGCCCGTACGTGATCGGGCAGAACGCGACGGCGGACGACGTGTCGGTCGGGCTGTACTTCCCGATCGGCTGCCTGGTGGTCTGCGCGGCCATGCTCGCGTTCCTGCGGGTACCGCGCGACGACCCCCGCCGCGCGGGCGCGGGGACGGACGCGGGGACGGGCGCGGGACCGGCGGCCGCCGTCGCCGGGACCACCGAGAAGTGA
- a CDS encoding DUF1579 domain-containing protein: MSETQQQPSAELRALDRLVGTWKVTGGAEGTVRYAWMPGGHFLLQHVDLSQFGEPVTGMEVIGNLRPFGEPTGTDVMSRYYDSVGNTFDYVYELTGDTLIIWAGAKGGPAYYKGTFSADGATVTGEWTYPGGGGYSSAMTRA, encoded by the coding sequence ATGTCCGAGACCCAGCAGCAGCCCAGCGCGGAACTCCGGGCCCTCGACCGCCTGGTCGGCACCTGGAAGGTCACCGGCGGCGCGGAGGGCACCGTCCGCTACGCGTGGATGCCCGGCGGCCACTTCCTGCTCCAGCATGTCGACCTCTCCCAGTTCGGCGAGCCCGTCACCGGCATGGAGGTGATCGGCAACCTGCGCCCGTTCGGCGAGCCCACCGGCACCGACGTGATGTCGCGGTACTACGACTCGGTCGGGAACACGTTCGACTACGTCTACGAGCTGACCGGCGACACGCTGATCATCTGGGCCGGGGCGAAGGGCGGCCCCGCGTACTACAAGGGCACCTTCAGCGCCGACGGCGCCACCGTCACCGGCGAGTGGACCTATCCAGGCGGCGGCGGATACTCCTCGGCCATGACCCGCGCCTGA
- a CDS encoding DUF998 domain-containing protein, whose protein sequence is MAVTADAVTTAPDRLLLAGALAGPVFFTSAIVQIAAREGFDITRHPISQLSTGDLGWIQIATFVAAGLGALALAAAVRSTLTEGVGRRALAPLIAVFGLGLVAAGVFTMDPENGFPAGTPDEPVAEMSWHGVAHSASAAVAFTALAVAAVVMTVRHARRRAVRPALANGAAALVLLLPMSPDHMSVQIAVNGLAAFTWTTVLALSLRRAA, encoded by the coding sequence ATGGCCGTCACCGCCGACGCCGTCACCACCGCCCCCGATCGTCTGCTGCTCGCGGGCGCCCTCGCGGGGCCCGTGTTCTTCACGTCGGCGATCGTCCAGATCGCCGCCCGCGAGGGCTTCGACATCACCCGGCACCCCATCAGCCAGCTCTCCACCGGCGACCTCGGCTGGATCCAGATCGCCACGTTCGTCGCCGCCGGACTGGGCGCGCTGGCCCTCGCCGCGGCCGTCCGCTCCACGCTCACCGAGGGCGTCGGACGGCGCGCGCTCGCCCCGCTCATCGCGGTGTTCGGGCTCGGCCTCGTCGCCGCCGGGGTGTTCACGATGGACCCGGAGAACGGGTTTCCCGCCGGCACGCCGGACGAGCCGGTCGCGGAGATGTCGTGGCACGGCGTCGCGCACTCCGCCTCCGCCGCCGTCGCGTTCACCGCCCTGGCCGTCGCCGCGGTGGTGATGACCGTCCGGCATGCTCGGCGCCGGGCCGTGCGCCCGGCCCTGGCGAACGGCGCCGCCGCGCTCGTCCTGCTGCTGCCCATGTCGCCCGACCACATGAGCGTCCAGATCGCGGTGAACGGGCTGGCCGCCTTCACGTGGACGACCGTCCTGGCGCTGTCCCTGCGCCGCGCCGCCTGA
- the fahA gene encoding fumarylacetoacetase yields MTRIAIPEGSPFGLANLPYGVFSTPGTAPRVGVRVADAVVDLAEALGDGVFARPSLNPFMAQGHARWAEVRERVRDAVTGDLPSGAVHPVSGVSLHMPFDVGDYVDFYASEHHATNLGRLFRPDSEPLMPNWKHLPVGYHGRAGTVVPSGTPIVRPSGQRKAPGDGAPGFGPSRRLDIEAEVGFVVGTGSPLGTTVPVDEFAERVFGAVLVNDWSARDIQAWEYVPLGPFLGKSFATSVSPWVVPLPALEAARVPTPPQDPDPLPYLREKDPWGLDLELSVEWNGQLVARPPYREMYWSPAQMLAHLTVNGAATRTGDLFASGTVSGPAKDQRGAFIELTWGGREPLDVAGEPRTFLIDGDEVVLSATAPAADGGRLGFGEVRGRVHPAP; encoded by the coding sequence ATGACGCGCATCGCGATTCCGGAGGGCTCCCCGTTCGGGCTCGCCAACCTCCCCTACGGGGTGTTCTCGACGCCCGGGACGGCACCCCGCGTCGGCGTCCGCGTCGCCGACGCGGTCGTCGACCTCGCCGAGGCCCTCGGCGACGGCGTGTTCGCGCGCCCGTCCCTGAACCCGTTCATGGCGCAGGGGCACGCCCGCTGGGCCGAGGTGCGCGAACGGGTCCGCGACGCCGTCACCGGCGACCTGCCGTCCGGCGCCGTGCACCCGGTGTCCGGCGTCTCCCTGCACATGCCGTTCGACGTCGGCGACTACGTCGACTTCTACGCGTCCGAGCACCACGCCACCAACCTCGGGCGCCTGTTCCGGCCCGACTCCGAACCGCTGATGCCGAACTGGAAGCACCTCCCCGTCGGGTACCACGGCCGCGCCGGGACGGTCGTGCCGTCCGGCACCCCGATCGTGCGGCCGTCCGGGCAGCGCAAGGCCCCGGGCGACGGCGCCCCCGGCTTCGGCCCGTCCCGCCGCCTCGACATCGAGGCCGAGGTCGGGTTCGTCGTCGGCACCGGCTCCCCGCTCGGCACGACCGTCCCGGTGGACGAGTTCGCCGAACGCGTCTTCGGCGCCGTCCTCGTGAACGACTGGTCGGCCCGCGACATCCAGGCATGGGAGTACGTCCCGCTCGGCCCGTTCCTCGGCAAGAGCTTCGCGACCTCGGTGTCGCCCTGGGTCGTCCCGCTCCCCGCCCTGGAGGCGGCCCGCGTCCCGACCCCGCCGCAGGACCCCGACCCCCTCCCCTACCTGCGGGAGAAGGACCCGTGGGGCCTCGACCTCGAACTGTCGGTCGAGTGGAACGGGCAGCTCGTCGCGCGGCCCCCGTACCGGGAGATGTACTGGTCGCCCGCGCAGATGCTCGCCCACCTGACCGTCAACGGCGCCGCGACCCGCACCGGCGACCTGTTCGCGTCCGGCACCGTCTCCGGCCCGGCGAAGGACCAGCGGGGCGCGTTCATCGAGCTGACGTGGGGCGGGCGGGAGCCCCTCGACGTCGCGGGCGAGCCCCGCACGTTCCTGATCGACGGCGACGAGGTCGTCCTGTCGGCGACGGCCCCGGCGGCGGACGGCGGACGGCTCGGCTTCGGCGAGGTCCGGGGCCGCGTCCACCCGGCCCCCTGA
- a CDS encoding DUF4267 domain-containing protein, whose amino-acid sequence MLTPIAYGLAVAIALFCVFLGVRFLFWPTASAAGYGVPAKPGGDAAYLAVKGLRDLTFGIAGLALIAFAEADAAALFILVIALVPLGDTVIVLRHGGTRAVAFGIHFATAVVILVSAALLFAV is encoded by the coding sequence ATGCTGACCCCGATCGCCTACGGACTCGCCGTCGCCATCGCCCTCTTCTGCGTCTTCCTCGGCGTCCGCTTCCTCTTCTGGCCGACCGCCTCGGCGGCCGGCTACGGGGTGCCCGCCAAGCCCGGCGGCGACGCCGCGTACCTGGCCGTCAAGGGCCTGCGCGACCTCACCTTCGGCATCGCCGGCCTCGCCCTGATCGCGTTCGCCGAGGCCGACGCCGCGGCCCTGTTCATACTGGTCATCGCGCTCGTGCCCCTGGGCGACACCGTCATCGTGCTGCGCCACGGCGGCACCCGGGCCGTCGCGTTCGGCATCCACTTCGCGACCGCCGTCGTCATCCTGGTCAGCGCCGCGCTGCTGTTCGCCGTCTGA
- a CDS encoding nuclear transport factor 2 family protein codes for MFESLHRLYGAQSHLIDGGRAREWAATFTPDGEFRSPTYPRPVVGTAELAAFAERFFADARAAGATVRHVLTNVHAERADERTALVHAYLQIVSTPDGGEPHLDRMTVVTDELVREDGPDGPDGPDGGRWLIRRRTVHRDGGPDGTAAPPALGTTDPPTGTAEPSSRPAYDPNGPAAPIGAAGHPNAPTGREQDTKERQR; via the coding sequence ATGTTCGAGTCGCTGCACCGCCTGTACGGGGCGCAGAGCCACCTCATCGACGGGGGCCGGGCGCGCGAGTGGGCGGCGACCTTCACCCCGGACGGCGAGTTCCGTTCGCCCACGTACCCTCGGCCCGTCGTCGGGACGGCCGAACTGGCGGCGTTCGCCGAACGGTTCTTCGCCGACGCGCGCGCCGCGGGCGCCACCGTCCGGCACGTCCTGACGAACGTGCACGCGGAGCGCGCGGACGAACGAACCGCCCTCGTCCATGCATACCTGCAGATAGTGAGCACACCGGACGGCGGCGAGCCGCACCTGGACCGGATGACCGTCGTCACCGACGAACTCGTCCGCGAGGACGGGCCGGACGGCCCGGACGGCCCGGACGGCGGGCGCTGGCTGATCCGCCGCCGCACCGTCCACCGCGACGGCGGCCCGGACGGGACGGCCGCACCACCGGCACTCGGCACGACCGACCCCCCGACCGGCACGGCCGAACCCTCGAGCCGGCCGGCGTACGACCCGAACGGTCCGGCCGCCCCGATCGGGGCGGCCGGGCACCCGAACGCCCCCACCGGGCGCGAGCAGGACACGAAGGAGCGGCAGCGATGA
- a CDS encoding SDR family NAD(P)-dependent oxidoreductase, which yields MSETPEPAGPGRVVGTPVTAAYPDLRGKVAVVTGAARGMGARFAAALAVRGVDVVGADIDADAMAVTAKEITAEAAAVVRPGRVVAARADVTKADEHEAVAQVALAEFGRLDLWVNNAGIFPFAEVDAITPEQIRAALSVNVEGVLFGAQAAARHMRPGGAIVNMSSVSAVRVRRGRGAYCSSKAAVAHLTESLAVELGDRGIRVNAIAPGYIDTEMTRWVREDKAALQHALDAVPLHRLGSPEEVVGPLLFLLSDSARYVTGHSIAVDGGSRHV from the coding sequence ATGAGCGAGACCCCCGAACCGGCCGGCCCCGGACGCGTCGTCGGGACCCCGGTGACGGCCGCGTACCCGGACCTGCGCGGCAAGGTCGCCGTCGTCACGGGTGCGGCGCGCGGCATGGGGGCGCGGTTCGCGGCGGCGCTCGCCGTCCGCGGCGTGGACGTCGTGGGCGCCGACATCGACGCGGACGCGATGGCGGTGACGGCCAAGGAGATCACCGCGGAGGCCGCGGCGGTCGTCCGGCCCGGACGGGTCGTGGCGGCGCGGGCGGACGTGACGAAGGCGGACGAGCACGAGGCCGTCGCGCAGGTCGCGCTCGCCGAGTTCGGGCGGCTCGACCTGTGGGTGAACAACGCAGGGATCTTCCCGTTCGCGGAGGTCGACGCGATCACGCCGGAGCAGATCCGGGCGGCGCTGTCGGTGAACGTCGAGGGGGTGCTGTTCGGGGCGCAGGCGGCGGCGCGGCACATGCGGCCGGGCGGGGCGATCGTGAACATGTCGTCGGTGTCGGCGGTGCGGGTGCGGCGGGGGCGCGGGGCGTACTGCTCGTCGAAGGCGGCGGTCGCGCACCTGACGGAGTCGCTCGCCGTCGAGCTGGGCGACCGGGGCATCCGGGTCAACGCGATCGCCCCCGGCTACATCGACACCGAGATGACCCGGTGGGTGCGGGAGGACAAGGCGGCGCTGCAGCACGCGCTGGACGCCGTCCCGCTGCACCGGCTCGGGTCGCCGGAGGAGGTCGTGGGGCCGCTGCTGTTCCTGCTGTCGGACAGCGCCCGGTACGTGACGGGGCACAGCATCGCGGTGGACGGCGGGTCGCGGCATGTCTGA